From Girardinichthys multiradiatus isolate DD_20200921_A chromosome 3, DD_fGirMul_XY1, whole genome shotgun sequence, the proteins below share one genomic window:
- the s100w gene encoding S100 calcium binding protein W — MARLDHVITNIVDIFMDYADDGGKKRQLNKEELKKLFEQEIQSPDLKDTISAGDIEDAMEMLDKNHDGEVNFREFCRCVCVLAKCYFQKKTGRGGKRGKGKDQEGEEEEG, encoded by the exons ATGGCTCGCCTGGATCATGTCATCACAAACATTGTGGACATTTTTATGGATTATGCCGATGATGGAGGCAAGAAACGTCAGCTGAATAAGGAGGAGCTCAAAAAGCTCTTTGAGCAGGAGATCCAGAGCCCTGACTTAAAG GACACAATTAGTGCAGGTGACATAGAAGACGCAATGGAGATGTTGGACAAAAACCATGATGGAGAGGTGAACTTCCGCGAGTTTTGTCGATGTGTGTGCGTCCTCGCTAAATGCTATTTCCAAAAGAAGACGGGAAGGGGAGGGAAGAGAGGCAAGGGCAAAGACCAGGAGGGGGAAGAGGAAGAAGGCTGA